One window of Phocoena phocoena chromosome 13, mPhoPho1.1, whole genome shotgun sequence genomic DNA carries:
- the GAL3ST1 gene encoding galactosylceramide sulfotransferase isoform X2, translated as MPLPQKKRWESMAKGLVLGALFTSFLLLLYSYAVPPLHTGLASTRTPEGAAPCSPALSEPEALTPANGSAGGCQPRRDIVFMKTHKTASSTLLNILFRFGQKHGLKFAFPNGRNDFDYPAFFARSLVQDYRPGACFNIICNHMRFHYDEVRGLVPPNATFITVLRDPARLFESSFHYFGSVVPFTWKLSGRDKLAKFLQDPDRYYDPHGYNAHYLHNLLFFDLGYDSDLDPGSPQVQEHILEVERRFHLVLLQEYFDESLVLLKDLLCWELEDVLYFKLNARRASAVPRLSGELYRRATAWNVLDARLYRHFNASFWRKVEAFGRERMAREVAALRRANERMRRICIDGGHAVDAAAIQDSAMQPWQPLGTKSILGYNLKKSIGRRHAQLCRRMLTPEIQYLMDLGVNLWVTKLWKLIRDFLQW; from the exons ATGCCGCTGCCACAGAAGAAGCGCTGGGAGTCCATGGCCAAGGGGCTGGTGCTGGGAGCACTCTTCACCAGCTTCCTGCTACTGCTGTACTCCTACGCCGTCCCCCCGCTGCACACTGGCCTGGCCTCCAC CAGGACCCCCGAGGGCGCAGCACCCTGCTCCCCggccctgagtgagccagaggcacTGACCCCGGCCAACGGCTCGGCGGGAGGCTGCCAGCCGAGGCGCGACATCGTGTTCATGAAGACGCACAAGACGGCCAGCAGCACGCTGCTCAACATCCTGTTCCGCTTCGGCCAGAAGCACGGGCTCAAGTTCGCCTTCCCCAACGGCCGGAACGACTTCGACTACCCGGCCTTTTTCGCACGCAGCCTGGTGCAGGACTACCGGCCCGGGGCCTGCTTCAACATCATCTGCAACCACATGCGCTTCCACTACGACGAGGTCCGGGGCCTGGTGCCGCCCAACGCCACCTTCATCACTGTGCTCCGCGACCCCGCCCGCCTCTTCGAGTCCTCCTTCCACTACTTCGGCTCCGTGGTGCCCTTCACGTGGAAACTCTCGGGCCGCGACAAGCTGGCCAAGTTCCTGCAGGACCCAGACCGCTACTACGACCCCCACGGCTACAACGCCCACTACCTCCACAACCTGCTCTTCTTCGACCTGGGCTACGACAGCGACCTGGACCCCGGCAGCCCGCAGGTGCAGGAGCACATCCTGGAGGTGGAGCGCCGCTTCCACCTCGTACTCCTGCAGGAGTATTTCGACGAGTCGCTAGTGCTGCTCAAGGACCTGCTGTGCTGGGAGCTGGAGGACGTGCTCTACTTCAAGCTCAATGCCCGCCGCGCCTCGGCAGTGCCGCGCCTCTCCGGCGAGCTGTACCGGCGCGCTACAGCCTGGAACGTGCTGGACGCCCGCCTCTACCGCCACTTCAACGCCAGCTTCTGGCGCAAGGTGGAGGCCTTTGGGCGCGAGCGCATGGCCCGCGAGGTGGCCGCCCTGAGGCGCGCCAACGAGCGCATGCGCCGCATCTGCATAGACGGCGGCCACGCGGTGGACGCCGCCGCCATCCAGGACTCGGCCATGCAGCCCTGGCAGCCGCTGGGCACCAAATCCATCCTGGGCTACAACCTCAAGAAGAGCATTGGGCGGCGGCACGCACAGCTCTGTCGGCGCATGCTCACGCCCGAGATCCAGTACCTGATGGACCTGGGCGTCAATCTGTGGGTCACCAAGCTCTGGAAGCTCATCCGGGACTTCCTGCAGTGGTGA
- the GAL3ST1 gene encoding galactosylceramide sulfotransferase isoform X3: protein MPLPQKKRWESMAKGLVLGALFTSFLLLLYSYAVPPLHTGLASTTPEGAAPCSPALSEPEALTPANGSAGGCQPRRDIVFMKTHKTASSTLLNILFRFGQKHGLKFAFPNGRNDFDYPAFFARSLVQDYRPGACFNIICNHMRFHYDEVRGLVPPNATFITVLRDPARLFESSFHYFGSVVPFTWKLSGRDKLAKFLQDPDRYYDPHGYNAHYLHNLLFFDLGYDSDLDPGSPQVQEHILEVERRFHLVLLQEYFDESLVLLKDLLCWELEDVLYFKLNARRASAVPRLSGELYRRATAWNVLDARLYRHFNASFWRKVEAFGRERMAREVAALRRANERMRRICIDGGHAVDAAAIQDSAMQPWQPLGTKSILGYNLKKSIGRRHAQLCRRMLTPEIQYLMDLGVNLWVTKLWKLIRDFLQW from the exons ATGCCGCTGCCACAGAAGAAGCGCTGGGAGTCCATGGCCAAGGGGCTGGTGCTGGGAGCACTCTTCACCAGCTTCCTGCTACTGCTGTACTCCTACGCCGTCCCCCCGCTGCACACTGGCCTGGCCTCCAC GACCCCCGAGGGCGCAGCACCCTGCTCCCCggccctgagtgagccagaggcacTGACCCCGGCCAACGGCTCGGCGGGAGGCTGCCAGCCGAGGCGCGACATCGTGTTCATGAAGACGCACAAGACGGCCAGCAGCACGCTGCTCAACATCCTGTTCCGCTTCGGCCAGAAGCACGGGCTCAAGTTCGCCTTCCCCAACGGCCGGAACGACTTCGACTACCCGGCCTTTTTCGCACGCAGCCTGGTGCAGGACTACCGGCCCGGGGCCTGCTTCAACATCATCTGCAACCACATGCGCTTCCACTACGACGAGGTCCGGGGCCTGGTGCCGCCCAACGCCACCTTCATCACTGTGCTCCGCGACCCCGCCCGCCTCTTCGAGTCCTCCTTCCACTACTTCGGCTCCGTGGTGCCCTTCACGTGGAAACTCTCGGGCCGCGACAAGCTGGCCAAGTTCCTGCAGGACCCAGACCGCTACTACGACCCCCACGGCTACAACGCCCACTACCTCCACAACCTGCTCTTCTTCGACCTGGGCTACGACAGCGACCTGGACCCCGGCAGCCCGCAGGTGCAGGAGCACATCCTGGAGGTGGAGCGCCGCTTCCACCTCGTACTCCTGCAGGAGTATTTCGACGAGTCGCTAGTGCTGCTCAAGGACCTGCTGTGCTGGGAGCTGGAGGACGTGCTCTACTTCAAGCTCAATGCCCGCCGCGCCTCGGCAGTGCCGCGCCTCTCCGGCGAGCTGTACCGGCGCGCTACAGCCTGGAACGTGCTGGACGCCCGCCTCTACCGCCACTTCAACGCCAGCTTCTGGCGCAAGGTGGAGGCCTTTGGGCGCGAGCGCATGGCCCGCGAGGTGGCCGCCCTGAGGCGCGCCAACGAGCGCATGCGCCGCATCTGCATAGACGGCGGCCACGCGGTGGACGCCGCCGCCATCCAGGACTCGGCCATGCAGCCCTGGCAGCCGCTGGGCACCAAATCCATCCTGGGCTACAACCTCAAGAAGAGCATTGGGCGGCGGCACGCACAGCTCTGTCGGCGCATGCTCACGCCCGAGATCCAGTACCTGATGGACCTGGGCGTCAATCTGTGGGTCACCAAGCTCTGGAAGCTCATCCGGGACTTCCTGCAGTGGTGA
- the GAL3ST1 gene encoding galactosylceramide sulfotransferase isoform X1, whose translation MWLSQGEKRGIQTRPEVSEMPLPQKKRWESMAKGLVLGALFTSFLLLLYSYAVPPLHTGLASTTPEGAAPCSPALSEPEALTPANGSAGGCQPRRDIVFMKTHKTASSTLLNILFRFGQKHGLKFAFPNGRNDFDYPAFFARSLVQDYRPGACFNIICNHMRFHYDEVRGLVPPNATFITVLRDPARLFESSFHYFGSVVPFTWKLSGRDKLAKFLQDPDRYYDPHGYNAHYLHNLLFFDLGYDSDLDPGSPQVQEHILEVERRFHLVLLQEYFDESLVLLKDLLCWELEDVLYFKLNARRASAVPRLSGELYRRATAWNVLDARLYRHFNASFWRKVEAFGRERMAREVAALRRANERMRRICIDGGHAVDAAAIQDSAMQPWQPLGTKSILGYNLKKSIGRRHAQLCRRMLTPEIQYLMDLGVNLWVTKLWKLIRDFLQW comes from the exons GTGTCTGAGATGCCGCTGCCACAGAAGAAGCGCTGGGAGTCCATGGCCAAGGGGCTGGTGCTGGGAGCACTCTTCACCAGCTTCCTGCTACTGCTGTACTCCTACGCCGTCCCCCCGCTGCACACTGGCCTGGCCTCCAC GACCCCCGAGGGCGCAGCACCCTGCTCCCCggccctgagtgagccagaggcacTGACCCCGGCCAACGGCTCGGCGGGAGGCTGCCAGCCGAGGCGCGACATCGTGTTCATGAAGACGCACAAGACGGCCAGCAGCACGCTGCTCAACATCCTGTTCCGCTTCGGCCAGAAGCACGGGCTCAAGTTCGCCTTCCCCAACGGCCGGAACGACTTCGACTACCCGGCCTTTTTCGCACGCAGCCTGGTGCAGGACTACCGGCCCGGGGCCTGCTTCAACATCATCTGCAACCACATGCGCTTCCACTACGACGAGGTCCGGGGCCTGGTGCCGCCCAACGCCACCTTCATCACTGTGCTCCGCGACCCCGCCCGCCTCTTCGAGTCCTCCTTCCACTACTTCGGCTCCGTGGTGCCCTTCACGTGGAAACTCTCGGGCCGCGACAAGCTGGCCAAGTTCCTGCAGGACCCAGACCGCTACTACGACCCCCACGGCTACAACGCCCACTACCTCCACAACCTGCTCTTCTTCGACCTGGGCTACGACAGCGACCTGGACCCCGGCAGCCCGCAGGTGCAGGAGCACATCCTGGAGGTGGAGCGCCGCTTCCACCTCGTACTCCTGCAGGAGTATTTCGACGAGTCGCTAGTGCTGCTCAAGGACCTGCTGTGCTGGGAGCTGGAGGACGTGCTCTACTTCAAGCTCAATGCCCGCCGCGCCTCGGCAGTGCCGCGCCTCTCCGGCGAGCTGTACCGGCGCGCTACAGCCTGGAACGTGCTGGACGCCCGCCTCTACCGCCACTTCAACGCCAGCTTCTGGCGCAAGGTGGAGGCCTTTGGGCGCGAGCGCATGGCCCGCGAGGTGGCCGCCCTGAGGCGCGCCAACGAGCGCATGCGCCGCATCTGCATAGACGGCGGCCACGCGGTGGACGCCGCCGCCATCCAGGACTCGGCCATGCAGCCCTGGCAGCCGCTGGGCACCAAATCCATCCTGGGCTACAACCTCAAGAAGAGCATTGGGCGGCGGCACGCACAGCTCTGTCGGCGCATGCTCACGCCCGAGATCCAGTACCTGATGGACCTGGGCGTCAATCTGTGGGTCACCAAGCTCTGGAAGCTCATCCGGGACTTCCTGCAGTGGTGA